In Chryseobacterium shigense, the following proteins share a genomic window:
- a CDS encoding low molecular weight protein-tyrosine-phosphatase: MKILMVCLGNICRSPLAEGIMKAKVPESYIVDSAGTISMHEGEHPDKRAIKTAANHGIDISKQKSRPITKADFDTFDKIYCMDIDVYEDVISKASNEEQRLKISLFLEAAGNHKNAEVPDPYWGDLKDFEEVFQLLDTGCNIIKNQLISATTQRKN, from the coding sequence ATGAAAATATTAATGGTCTGCCTCGGAAATATCTGCAGGAGCCCTTTAGCAGAAGGCATTATGAAGGCAAAAGTTCCGGAAAGCTATATCGTAGATTCAGCGGGAACAATTTCAATGCATGAAGGAGAGCATCCTGATAAAAGAGCAATTAAAACGGCTGCGAATCACGGGATTGATATTTCAAAACAGAAATCCAGGCCCATTACCAAAGCTGATTTTGATACCTTTGACAAGATCTATTGTATGGACATTGATGTATACGAAGATGTGATCTCAAAAGCCAGTAATGAAGAACAGCGACTGAAAATATCATTATTTTTAGAAGCTGCGGGAAATCACAAAAATGCTGAAGTTCCTGATCCGTATTGGGGAGATTTGAAAGATTTTGAAGAAGTTTTTCAATTGCTTGATACAGGTTGCAATATTATTAAGAACCAGCTGATCTCAGCTACAACTCAAAGAAAGAACTAA
- a CDS encoding SAM-dependent methyltransferase, producing the protein MLFLLPAYLSENTSITHFSPVLKDYIMQTDYFFVENEKTARKVIKFFAPEKKQADLKLFLLDKYTENADIKEAQTLMLQGQDFGLLSEAGLPCIADPGNLIVKWCHEKNIRVMPVSGPSSIILALISSGFNGQEFTFHGYLPIDKGEKKKQIQRLESLVQQTGYSQIFMETPYRNNQLFEDLTKFLSPNTKLCIAANINDPEHEFIQTKTINDWKKAKPELHKIPAVFVLGK; encoded by the coding sequence ATGCTTTTTTTACTCCCGGCTTATTTATCAGAAAACACTTCTATTACTCATTTTTCACCCGTTCTGAAGGATTATATCATGCAGACGGATTACTTTTTTGTAGAAAATGAAAAAACGGCCAGAAAAGTTATTAAATTCTTTGCTCCTGAAAAGAAACAGGCAGATCTGAAATTGTTTTTACTGGATAAATACACTGAAAATGCGGATATCAAAGAAGCTCAGACCCTGATGCTGCAAGGACAGGATTTCGGGCTCCTTTCTGAAGCTGGCCTTCCATGTATTGCAGATCCCGGAAACCTGATTGTGAAATGGTGTCATGAGAAAAATATCAGGGTGATGCCTGTTTCAGGGCCTTCATCTATTATTTTAGCTTTAATTTCCAGTGGATTTAACGGCCAGGAATTTACCTTTCATGGTTATCTTCCCATAGACAAAGGAGAAAAGAAAAAACAGATTCAGCGCCTCGAAAGCCTGGTACAGCAAACGGGATATTCCCAGATTTTCATGGAAACTCCGTACAGAAATAACCAGCTTTTCGAAGACCTTACCAAATTTTTATCTCCGAATACAAAACTCTGTATTGCTGCCAATATCAACGACCCGGAACATGAATTCATCCAGACAAAGACCATCAATGACTGGAAAAAAGCAAAACCGGAACTTCACAAAATTCCGGCAGTATTTGTCCTGGGGAAGTAG
- a CDS encoding GxxExxY protein, whose amino-acid sequence MNENEISYIVRKCIFNVYNKLGPGLLEIVYQKILIYELEENGLDVKSELAIPISYDDKEFDLNFRIDILVEDKVILELKSVKSLEDIHFKQLNTYLKLSDKKLGLLINFNTTNILDGVKRVVNNI is encoded by the coding sequence ATGAATGAAAACGAAATTTCTTACATCGTAAGAAAATGTATCTTTAATGTGTACAATAAGCTTGGTCCCGGTCTCCTTGAAATTGTTTATCAGAAAATTCTTATTTATGAATTAGAAGAAAATGGACTTGATGTAAAGTCCGAATTGGCAATTCCTATTTCTTATGATGATAAAGAATTTGACCTTAATTTCAGAATTGATATTTTGGTTGAGGATAAAGTAATTCTTGAACTTAAATCTGTAAAGAGCTTAGAGGATATTCATTTTAAACAGCTAAATACTTATCTGAAACTTTCGGATAAAAAGTTAGGATTGCTGATTAATTTTAATACGACTAATATTTTGGATGGTGTGAAAAGAGTGGTTAACAATATTTAG